The following proteins come from a genomic window of Flavobacterium crocinum:
- a CDS encoding ABC transporter ATP-binding protein has product MITIQKLSKVFRTEELETRALSEISLTINQGDFVSIMGPSGSGKSTLLNIIGLLDSASDGSYKLLDQEMVGLKEKAKSAARKENIGFIFQNFNLIDELSVFDNIELPLIYSNVPSAERKSRVNEIAKILGISHRLKHFPQQLSGGQQQRVAVARALINNPKIILADEPTGNLDSKNGNEVMELLTDLHASGSTILMVTHSDYDASFSQKTILMKDGMILSEKVNHRNVDVLVTAKN; this is encoded by the coding sequence ATGATTACAATTCAAAAACTTTCAAAAGTATTTAGAACTGAAGAATTAGAAACAAGAGCTTTAAGCGAAATCTCATTAACTATCAATCAAGGCGATTTTGTTTCGATTATGGGACCTTCGGGAAGCGGGAAATCAACTTTATTGAACATTATCGGACTTCTGGACAGTGCTTCGGACGGAAGTTATAAACTGCTCGATCAGGAAATGGTTGGTTTAAAAGAAAAAGCAAAATCAGCAGCGAGAAAAGAAAACATCGGATTCATTTTTCAAAATTTCAATCTGATTGATGAATTATCGGTTTTCGACAATATTGAACTTCCTTTGATTTACAGTAATGTTCCGTCTGCTGAAAGAAAATCCAGAGTAAACGAAATTGCCAAAATATTAGGAATCTCTCATCGCCTGAAACATTTTCCACAACAACTTTCGGGTGGTCAACAACAACGTGTGGCTGTTGCGAGAGCCTTAATCAATAATCCCAAAATTATTCTGGCCGATGAACCTACCGGAAATCTGGACAGCAAAAACGGAAATGAGGTTATGGAATTGCTAACGGATCTTCATGCCAGCGGTTCGACAATTCTAATGGTCACGCATTCTGATTACGACGCTTCATTTTCACAAAAAACTATTTTAATGAAAGACGGAATGATCCTTTCTGAAAAAGTAAACCACAGAAATGTTGATGTTCTGGTAACGGCTAAAAACTAG
- a CDS encoding sigma-54-dependent transcriptional regulator: MKKTNASILIIDDQEDILFASKVYLKKYFENIFTLNNPKNIVELLAKNTIDVVLLDMNYRIGFEDGREGLYLLKEIKTLSPKTVVILMTAFGKVETAVEGLKSGAFDYILKPWENKKLLESVKQAVDKARKEQKKVKEVEIKNDFFIGNSEAIKKAYSLADKVAKTDANVLILGENGTGKFVLAHHIYSQSERKEKPFIAVDLGSLNANIFESELFGYAKGAFTDAKIDTPGRFEMAQNGTIFLDEIGNVPLQLQSKLLQVIQTKTVTRLGETKIRPLNVRILTATNLNLKEEVADKNFREDLYYRINTMEIVLPPLRERNEDKIPLAEYLLDKMIEKYGRDEITFDSKVLEQLEKHAWNGNIREMENKIERAVILCENNKITVSDLDLEIVTPYEDSSDDIQLSAVEKSTVEKALLKNNNNISKTAEELGLSRGALYRRLEKYNINIS; this comes from the coding sequence ATGAAAAAAACAAACGCATCGATTTTAATCATAGACGATCAGGAAGACATTCTTTTTGCGTCGAAAGTGTACCTGAAAAAGTATTTTGAAAACATTTTTACGCTCAATAATCCGAAAAATATTGTCGAATTACTGGCAAAAAATACCATCGATGTCGTTTTGTTGGATATGAATTACAGAATTGGTTTTGAAGATGGGAGAGAAGGTTTGTATTTATTAAAAGAAATTAAAACGCTTTCGCCAAAAACGGTTGTGATTTTAATGACAGCTTTTGGAAAAGTAGAAACTGCCGTTGAAGGGTTAAAATCGGGTGCTTTTGATTATATATTAAAACCCTGGGAAAACAAAAAACTTCTGGAATCGGTAAAACAAGCTGTTGACAAAGCCCGAAAAGAACAGAAAAAGGTTAAAGAAGTTGAAATTAAAAATGACTTTTTTATCGGAAATTCTGAAGCCATTAAAAAAGCCTATTCTCTTGCCGACAAAGTTGCCAAAACAGATGCGAATGTTTTAATTCTGGGTGAAAACGGAACAGGAAAGTTTGTTTTGGCACATCATATTTATTCGCAGTCCGAACGAAAAGAAAAGCCTTTTATCGCAGTCGATTTAGGATCTTTAAATGCTAATATTTTCGAAAGCGAATTATTCGGTTATGCCAAAGGCGCTTTTACAGATGCGAAAATTGATACACCGGGACGTTTTGAAATGGCGCAGAACGGAACTATTTTTTTGGATGAAATCGGAAATGTACCGCTTCAATTGCAATCCAAACTCCTTCAGGTTATTCAGACCAAAACCGTAACAAGATTAGGAGAAACCAAAATCAGACCTTTAAATGTTCGCATTCTAACCGCAACCAATCTGAATCTGAAAGAAGAAGTAGCCGATAAAAACTTCCGTGAAGACTTGTATTATCGCATTAATACGATGGAAATTGTTTTGCCTCCTTTACGTGAAAGAAATGAAGATAAAATTCCGCTGGCAGAATATCTTCTGGATAAAATGATTGAAAAATACGGAAGAGATGAAATTACATTTGATTCTAAAGTATTGGAACAACTAGAAAAACACGCCTGGAACGGAAATATCCGCGAAATGGAAAATAAAATAGAACGCGCTGTGATTCTGTGTGAAAACAATAAAATCACAGTTTCTGATCTGGATTTGGAGATCGTTACACCTTATGAAGACAGTTCTGATGATATTCAGCTTAGTGCCGTCGAAAAGTCAACGGTCGAAAAAGCACTTCTTAAAAACAATAATAATATTAGTAAAACGGCAGAAGAACTGGGACTTTCCAGAGGAGCCTTGTACCGCCGTTTAGAAAAATACAATATCAACATCAGCTAA
- a CDS encoding sensor histidine kinase, translating to MFKTLQTYKLLFLRLILIVAGIELSIYFFKIRLLFTGIFGLCIVFLIVREMYFYVRNFVLIYDKTIASILQNDFSSDFSKHRFNRSYNDLFQLYETLKNKENEQISKDIIYRSILNNIETAVVILQKQENEWSIFLMNDYFSNHFNVPKVSKWKYLKNQLPALCEIIEEDDFHEVKTSIDISINKQSRQTFVLQASRTEIFEQDYFIVLLDSIQNVVEKKEKDAWINLMKVISHELLNSITPIRSICQNLQDLVEQDSLSTEDLEDIKTSVETMLRRSDHLQKFVEGYRKLAMLPSPKKEKIELQYLIENVLQIMNPLLRKDNIEVINSITHNYLINVDQQQLEQVLINLLTNSINALSQNDQKQIFISAEAKENRFFIKITDNGKGIEKEIEDKIFLPFFTTRNEGAGIGLTLSKNIVEAHGGYILNKNEKGKTTFEICLVEDIN from the coding sequence ATGTTTAAGACATTACAAACTTATAAACTGCTTTTTCTGCGCTTAATACTCATTGTTGCAGGAATTGAACTTTCGATTTATTTCTTTAAAATCAGATTATTGTTTACAGGCATTTTCGGACTCTGTATCGTTTTTCTGATTGTTCGCGAGATGTATTTTTATGTTCGGAATTTTGTTCTGATTTACGATAAAACGATTGCTTCGATTTTGCAGAACGATTTTTCTTCTGATTTTTCGAAGCACAGATTCAATAGAAGTTATAATGATTTATTTCAGTTGTATGAAACTTTGAAAAATAAGGAAAACGAGCAAATTTCTAAAGACATTATTTATCGTTCGATTTTAAATAATATCGAAACAGCAGTTGTTATTTTACAAAAACAGGAAAATGAATGGAGCATATTTTTAATGAACGATTATTTTTCCAATCATTTTAATGTGCCGAAAGTTTCCAAATGGAAATATTTAAAAAATCAATTGCCTGCTTTATGCGAAATTATAGAAGAAGATGATTTTCATGAAGTTAAAACCTCTATAGATATTAGTATTAACAAGCAAAGCAGACAGACATTTGTTTTGCAGGCTTCACGTACCGAAATTTTTGAACAGGATTATTTTATTGTTTTATTAGATTCGATTCAGAATGTGGTGGAGAAAAAAGAAAAAGATGCCTGGATTAATTTGATGAAAGTAATCTCGCATGAGCTTTTAAATTCTATAACGCCAATTCGTTCTATTTGTCAGAACCTGCAGGATTTGGTAGAGCAGGATTCACTTTCAACGGAAGATCTGGAAGACATCAAAACCAGTGTCGAAACAATGTTGAGACGAAGCGATCATTTACAGAAATTTGTAGAAGGATATCGAAAACTTGCCATGCTTCCATCTCCAAAAAAGGAAAAAATTGAACTGCAGTATTTGATAGAAAATGTACTTCAAATCATGAATCCACTATTGCGAAAAGATAATATTGAAGTCATAAATTCAATTACACATAATTACTTAATCAATGTCGATCAACAACAACTGGAACAAGTACTAATTAATTTACTGACGAATTCCATTAATGCATTGAGTCAAAACGATCAGAAACAGATTTTTATTTCGGCTGAAGCCAAAGAAAACCGTTTCTTTATAAAGATTACCGACAACGGAAAAGGAATAGAAAAAGAGATTGAAGACAAAATTTTCCTTCCCTTTTTTACCACTCGAAATGAAGGTGCGGGAATTGGTTTAACGCTTTCTAAAAACATTGTAGAAGCGCACGGAGGTTATATTCTCAACAAAAATGAAAAAGGGAAAACTACTTTTGAGATTTGTTTGGTTGAGGATATAAATTAG
- the ilvD gene encoding dihydroxy-acid dehydratase, with product MRSDEVKKGVQRTPHRSLLRATGLKNEDFGKPFIGVANSFIEIIPGHFFLNKVSEIIKEEIRANGCVPFEFNTIGIDDGIAMGHDGMLYSLPSREIIANSIESVMNAHKLDAMIAIPNCDKIVPGMIMGALRVDVPTIFVSGGPMSKGYTKNGTAIDLATAFEAVGKHEAGKISDEELYDIECNACPSGGSCSGMFTANSMNTLMEAMGIALPGNGTILAQTPEREQLYREAARRICAIAKDQQEIEKFKLKNILNENAVRNAFAVDMAMGGSSNTVLHMLAIANEANVDFKLKDINTISGNISHIAKISPSLSTVHMEDINRAGGVNAVMKEMNKRGSGVLLDNLTISGETILEKIANAEIKDTNIIHTIDNPYSNVGGLAILYGNLAEQGAVIKTAGLTGGRVFTGKAVCFDGQADAIAGIMMGKVKAGNVVVIRYEGPKGGPGMQEMLSPTSLIMGMGLGSSVALITDGRFSGATRGASIGHVSPEAAEGGMIGLVKDGDEIHIDVDQYILSVNLTDEEIKARKEAFKPLKKPLNSKWLGQYRALVTNASTGAVLKTDLD from the coding sequence ATGAGAAGTGATGAAGTAAAAAAAGGGGTTCAGCGAACTCCTCACAGATCCTTATTGCGTGCTACAGGCTTAAAAAATGAAGATTTTGGGAAACCATTTATCGGCGTTGCCAATTCTTTTATCGAAATTATTCCTGGACATTTTTTCCTAAACAAAGTATCCGAAATTATTAAAGAAGAAATTCGTGCCAATGGTTGTGTTCCATTCGAATTTAATACGATCGGAATTGATGACGGAATTGCAATGGGACACGACGGAATGCTTTATTCGCTTCCGAGTCGTGAAATTATCGCCAATTCAATCGAAAGCGTTATGAATGCACACAAACTGGATGCTATGATTGCTATTCCAAATTGTGATAAAATTGTTCCTGGAATGATCATGGGCGCGCTTAGAGTTGATGTTCCAACAATTTTTGTGAGTGGCGGGCCAATGTCAAAAGGCTACACCAAAAATGGTACGGCAATCGATTTGGCTACTGCTTTTGAAGCAGTTGGAAAACACGAAGCTGGAAAAATATCAGACGAAGAATTGTACGATATTGAATGTAATGCCTGCCCAAGCGGTGGAAGCTGTTCCGGAATGTTTACAGCAAACTCCATGAATACATTGATGGAAGCGATGGGAATTGCGCTACCCGGAAACGGAACTATTTTGGCACAAACTCCGGAACGTGAACAATTGTATCGTGAAGCTGCGAGAAGAATTTGTGCTATTGCAAAAGATCAGCAGGAAATTGAGAAATTCAAACTGAAAAACATCTTAAACGAAAATGCCGTAAGAAATGCTTTTGCTGTTGATATGGCAATGGGCGGAAGCAGTAATACCGTTTTACACATGCTTGCGATTGCAAACGAAGCGAATGTCGATTTTAAGCTGAAAGACATTAATACGATTTCCGGAAACATTTCTCATATTGCCAAAATTTCGCCAAGTTTAAGCACGGTTCACATGGAAGATATCAATCGAGCCGGTGGTGTAAATGCAGTTATGAAAGAAATGAACAAAAGAGGTTCTGGTGTTTTATTGGATAATTTAACGATAAGCGGAGAAACAATATTGGAGAAAATTGCTAATGCCGAAATCAAAGATACCAACATCATTCATACAATAGACAATCCGTACAGTAATGTGGGCGGACTGGCAATTCTATACGGAAATCTTGCCGAACAAGGTGCCGTTATTAAGACCGCCGGACTTACAGGCGGAAGAGTTTTTACCGGAAAAGCCGTTTGTTTTGACGGTCAGGCCGATGCGATTGCCGGAATTATGATGGGAAAAGTCAAAGCGGGAAATGTAGTCGTTATTCGTTACGAAGGACCAAAAGGCGGACCCGGAATGCAGGAAATGCTCTCTCCTACCAGTTTAATTATGGGAATGGGATTAGGAAGTTCTGTAGCGTTAATTACCGACGGAAGATTCAGCGGTGCAACCAGAGGCGCTTCTATAGGACACGTTTCGCCAGAAGCTGCCGAAGGCGGAATGATTGGTCTGGTTAAAGATGGAGACGAAATTCATATCGATGTGGATCAGTATATTTTGTCTGTTAATTTGACCGATGAAGAAATCAAAGCCAGAAAAGAAGCTTTCAAACCTTTGAAAAAACCTTTAAATTCAAAATGGCTTGGTCAATATCGTGCTCTTGTAACTAATGCCAGTACCGGTGCGGTTTTGAAAACCGATTTGGATTAA
- a CDS encoding Crp/Fnr family transcriptional regulator, producing the protein MISELETLIKSKIELRNEELETILSCFKLIQVKKNEQLLKRGAVADKIFFIKKGCLRLYYSTEDHSIATRFMAFEGTFLTSIVSFISREPSAEYIETVENSELLAIAYDDFFRLRNTIPQWDKMYIYILEYGLTVITSKLSSLLTQNAAERYRNLLKNNPELVQRLSNANLAAYLNVSPETLSRIKSQI; encoded by the coding sequence ATGATAAGTGAACTTGAGACTTTAATTAAAAGCAAAATAGAATTAAGAAATGAGGAGCTTGAAACCATTCTTTCCTGCTTTAAATTAATACAAGTAAAGAAAAATGAACAACTGCTGAAAAGAGGTGCCGTTGCAGACAAAATATTTTTTATTAAAAAAGGATGTCTGCGTTTATATTATAGTACTGAAGACCATAGCATTGCAACCCGTTTTATGGCTTTTGAAGGCACTTTTTTAACCTCAATCGTAAGTTTTATTTCACGAGAGCCCAGTGCAGAATACATAGAAACCGTAGAAAACTCAGAACTTCTGGCGATTGCTTATGATGATTTTTTCAGACTTAGAAACACTATTCCGCAATGGGATAAAATGTATATCTATATTCTGGAATACGGTCTGACCGTTATCACTTCTAAACTCAGCAGTTTACTCACTCAAAATGCTGCTGAACGTTATAGAAATCTTCTTAAAAACAACCCCGAACTCGTCCAAAGATTATCAAACGCCAATCTTGCGGCCTACCTTAACGTTTCTCCCGAAACCTTAAGCAGAATAAAATCACAGATTTAA
- a CDS encoding biliverdin-producing heme oxygenase: MSTHTNSAIASDFLHNLKTQTADSHQKLEELSVSKSIMSPDMKLEEYTHYLSLMHDVHNDTEAVIFPFFADLLEDLEQRRKKHLIEDDLLFLNYKKADFAKIFHKQEMSVPFALGVLYVVEGSTLGGRFILKNVSKYPELSGEKGVSYFNGYGEKTGSFWKAFLSFLSEYEQKHECGEEIIEGAVFAFDSIYKHFEDR; the protein is encoded by the coding sequence ATGAGTACACATACGAATTCTGCAATAGCTTCAGATTTTCTTCATAATCTAAAAACACAAACCGCTGATTCTCATCAAAAACTGGAAGAGCTTTCGGTATCAAAATCGATTATGTCTCCGGATATGAAGCTGGAAGAATATACCCATTATTTAAGTTTAATGCACGATGTTCATAACGATACTGAGGCCGTTATTTTTCCTTTTTTTGCGGATCTTTTGGAAGACTTAGAACAAAGAAGAAAGAAACATCTTATAGAAGACGACCTTTTATTTTTAAATTATAAAAAAGCAGATTTTGCTAAAATTTTTCATAAACAGGAAATGTCAGTTCCTTTTGCACTTGGCGTTTTGTACGTTGTAGAAGGCTCCACTTTAGGCGGAAGATTTATTCTGAAAAACGTTTCAAAATACCCAGAACTTTCAGGCGAAAAAGGTGTTTCTTATTTTAATGGTTATGGTGAAAAAACAGGAAGTTTCTGGAAAGCTTTCCTAAGTTTTCTATCAGAATACGAACAAAAGCACGAATGCGGAGAGGAGATTATTGAAGGAGCAGTATTTGCTTTTGATAGTATTTATAAACATTTTGAGGACAGGTAA
- a CDS encoding ATP-binding protein, whose amino-acid sequence MKIRDIVNRDIVTLTNCEHEPIHIPGQIQPHGFLLGITQEWKIDFCTENIASYFDVTHNQVLGKDFSAVFGLIAEQEILAYIKGDEVQDAFPLEIELLGKLFQINIHLSDGIYVLEAELLFADQEKLADAYKQTIQFVSQMNKTKSLKDLCALVAQGTREITGYDRVMIYRFDEQYNGEVFAEDCRDDLEPFLGLHYPHTDIPAQARDLYIKNQLRLIVDINYVPVPIFTVDDKEGKNLDLSLSILRSTSPIHVEYLKNIGVGATLTISLIHHGKLWGLIACHHYCEKNISPEIRLAAKLQGQFITSQIDIRQSNDEYINAQKTILALEQLTSIDLPVVKESLERIIETPQLLEISNASGVAILSRNKIFKTGITPADKEILSLIEKIINKTKSEIFYSNKISDHFPEFAENTNLAGIIYHSLGNNGHVLWFRPETVSEINWGGDPEKSIIKDSNGLHPRNSFNIWKQIVKNQSSPWKQYEINAASQYAHTLQSQLILIMLSEEEEKYRNQSELLKETNSELENINWISTHDLQEPLRKIQLITSKMLGELDAISKESISNSLHRVSKSANRMSGLLEDILKYTRIKNTRDTLHEVDLNKILKSTIKEMHESITESNATIEYENLPEVHAIDFLMRQLFINIIQNSLKYASPDRKPKIIITASQEPVLIHDRYKVYCHWVRFSDNGIGFEPQYAESIFKVFTRLHPQEQYTGSGIGLALCKKIMQAVGGDICAEGKPNQGTDIIIYFPCDPEDTLTTL is encoded by the coding sequence ATGAAGATTAGGGACATAGTTAACCGTGATATCGTTACGCTAACCAACTGCGAACATGAACCTATCCATATACCAGGGCAAATTCAGCCTCATGGTTTTTTATTGGGTATAACACAGGAGTGGAAAATAGATTTCTGTACAGAAAATATTGCCTCATATTTTGATGTTACCCATAATCAGGTTTTAGGAAAAGATTTTTCTGCAGTTTTTGGCTTAATTGCTGAACAAGAAATATTAGCGTATATCAAAGGTGATGAAGTTCAGGATGCCTTTCCCCTTGAGATAGAACTGCTTGGAAAACTTTTTCAAATTAATATTCATCTAAGCGATGGCATTTATGTTCTTGAAGCTGAATTGTTGTTTGCTGATCAGGAAAAATTGGCAGATGCTTACAAACAGACCATCCAGTTTGTGAGTCAGATGAACAAAACCAAATCGCTTAAGGATTTGTGCGCACTTGTAGCGCAGGGTACTCGTGAGATTACAGGTTACGATCGTGTAATGATTTATCGTTTTGACGAGCAATATAACGGAGAAGTATTTGCTGAAGATTGCCGTGATGATTTAGAACCATTTTTAGGATTGCACTATCCTCATACCGATATTCCTGCTCAGGCTCGTGATTTGTATATCAAAAATCAGCTTCGATTGATTGTTGATATCAATTATGTGCCGGTTCCCATTTTTACAGTAGACGATAAGGAAGGAAAAAATCTGGATTTAAGCCTTTCGATTTTAAGAAGTACTTCGCCAATTCATGTCGAATATCTTAAAAATATTGGTGTTGGTGCAACATTGACAATATCACTCATTCATCACGGCAAATTATGGGGATTAATTGCCTGTCATCATTACTGTGAAAAAAATATTTCGCCGGAAATCAGATTGGCAGCCAAACTACAAGGACAGTTTATTACTTCTCAAATTGATATCAGACAGTCGAATGATGAGTATATCAATGCGCAGAAAACCATTTTAGCATTAGAACAATTAACAAGTATTGATCTTCCTGTCGTTAAAGAATCTTTAGAGAGAATTATTGAGACACCGCAATTATTAGAGATTTCTAATGCTTCTGGTGTTGCAATACTATCTAGAAATAAAATTTTTAAAACTGGCATAACACCAGCTGATAAAGAGATTTTAAGTCTGATTGAAAAAATAATAAATAAGACTAAATCTGAAATTTTCTATAGTAATAAAATCAGCGACCATTTTCCAGAGTTTGCCGAAAATACTAATTTAGCTGGAATTATTTATCATTCACTTGGCAATAATGGCCACGTTTTGTGGTTCAGACCTGAAACCGTTTCGGAAATAAACTGGGGTGGAGATCCAGAAAAAAGCATTATCAAAGACAGTAACGGACTTCATCCAAGAAATTCTTTCAACATCTGGAAACAGATCGTCAAAAATCAAAGCAGTCCTTGGAAACAGTACGAAATTAATGCTGCTTCACAGTATGCACATACTTTGCAAAGCCAGCTGATTTTAATTATGCTTAGTGAAGAAGAAGAAAAATACCGTAATCAAAGTGAATTGTTGAAGGAAACCAACTCGGAACTAGAAAATATCAATTGGATTAGTACACATGATTTGCAGGAACCGCTGCGTAAAATTCAGCTGATTACTTCTAAAATGCTTGGTGAACTTGATGCAATTTCTAAAGAATCTATTTCTAATTCTTTACATCGTGTCTCAAAATCGGCTAATCGAATGAGCGGTTTATTGGAAGATATTCTGAAATATACCCGCATAAAAAATACAAGAGATACATTGCATGAAGTAGATTTAAATAAAATTTTGAAATCTACGATTAAAGAAATGCACGAAAGCATCACAGAAAGTAATGCCACAATTGAGTATGAAAATCTTCCCGAAGTTCATGCCATTGACTTTTTAATGCGACAGCTGTTTATTAATATCATTCAGAATTCATTAAAATATGCTTCACCCGACAGAAAGCCAAAGATTATTATAACGGCTTCTCAGGAGCCTGTTTTAATACACGATAGATATAAAGTATATTGCCATTGGGTTCGTTTTTCGGATAACGGTATTGGTTTTGAACCTCAATACGCTGAATCCATCTTTAAAGTTTTTACCAGACTTCATCCGCAGGAACAATACACCGGTTCGGGTATTGGATTGGCATTATGTAAAAAAATTATGCAGGCAGTAGGTGGTGATATTTGTGCAGAAGGAAAACCAAATCAAGGAACAGATATTATCATCTATTTTCCTTGCGATCCTGAAGATACGCTTACTACTTTGTAG
- a CDS encoding DMT family transporter, which produces MKQKQLLLILLIIGTAFWGISYSVTKLAIGNYSPATFLFYRFLLAVIVLSIIFWKYVKDTNLQAVKTGFILAVPMFLGIHLQTIGLKYTDASQCSFIAGLTVIIIPLMKLGIYKTNASLKIWIAAFTALTGLFVIAIQDKFTVNVGDLFTIAGSFGFAVYLIAVEKHSATKNLLYSIVPMFAFCALFTFCIALTDSKAVWLPQNDTFWMGVIYCALFSTAYMYTVSNISQRYLSAERVAVIYLFEPVFGAIGAFFILGEDLSWRLLLGGSLIFAGTIISEVNFKSPKLRILTKRS; this is translated from the coding sequence ATGAAACAAAAACAGCTTTTACTAATCTTATTAATCATAGGAACAGCCTTTTGGGGTATTTCCTATTCAGTTACTAAACTGGCGATTGGAAATTATTCTCCTGCCACTTTCCTATTCTACCGTTTCTTACTGGCTGTAATTGTACTTTCTATTATTTTTTGGAAATACGTTAAGGACACCAATCTACAAGCTGTTAAGACTGGATTTATTTTAGCTGTCCCGATGTTTTTAGGTATTCATTTACAAACAATCGGACTTAAATATACTGATGCTTCACAGTGTTCTTTTATTGCAGGATTGACCGTTATTATTATTCCGTTAATGAAATTGGGAATTTATAAGACCAATGCTTCTCTAAAAATCTGGATTGCCGCTTTTACCGCTTTAACGGGTTTATTTGTTATCGCCATACAAGATAAATTTACTGTAAACGTTGGTGATTTGTTTACTATTGCAGGATCGTTTGGTTTTGCGGTTTATTTGATTGCTGTTGAAAAACATTCAGCTACAAAAAACCTTTTATATTCTATTGTTCCTATGTTTGCGTTTTGTGCTTTATTTACTTTTTGTATTGCACTTACAGATTCAAAAGCAGTTTGGCTGCCGCAAAATGACACGTTTTGGATGGGCGTTATTTACTGCGCTTTGTTTTCTACAGCTTATATGTATACTGTTTCTAATATTTCACAGCGTTATTTATCTGCAGAACGTGTTGCAGTGATTTATTTATTTGAACCTGTTTTTGGAGCAATCGGTGCTTTTTTTATACTGGGAGAAGATCTTTCGTGGCGTTTGCTTTTGGGCGGAAGCCTTATTTTTGCAGGAACAATTATTTCTGAAGTCAATTTTAAAAGTCCTAAACTTAGGATTTTGACTAAAAGGAGTTGA
- a CDS encoding GNAT family N-acetyltransferase: MNSLEIKKATVKDLNELQVIGRQTFSETFAEVNSEENMIKYLEESFADEKLTAELNNPNSYFYLAVLENKVIGYLKLNTSNAQTEKQADDALEIERIYVAKEFHGKKVAQALYAQALETAKELKPTYIWLGVWEKNFRAVSFYTKNGFIQFDTHIFRLGDDEQTDLLMKKVL; the protein is encoded by the coding sequence ATGAATTCATTAGAAATAAAAAAAGCTACTGTAAAAGATTTAAATGAACTTCAAGTAATTGGAAGACAAACTTTTTCAGAAACATTCGCAGAAGTGAACAGCGAAGAAAATATGATTAAATACCTGGAAGAAAGTTTCGCTGATGAAAAACTAACAGCAGAACTGAATAATCCAAATTCATATTTCTATTTAGCTGTTTTAGAAAATAAAGTGATTGGTTATTTAAAACTAAATACCAGCAACGCGCAAACTGAGAAACAAGCTGATGATGCGCTTGAAATTGAACGTATTTATGTTGCGAAAGAATTTCATGGTAAAAAGGTGGCACAGGCACTTTATGCACAAGCATTAGAAACAGCAAAAGAACTGAAACCAACTTACATCTGGCTAGGGGTTTGGGAAAAGAATTTTAGAGCGGTGAGCTTTTACACTAAAAATGGTTTCATTCAATTTGATACACACATCTTCCGTCTGGGCGACGATGAACAAACTGATTTATTGATGAAAAAGGTTTTATAA